From a region of the Paenibacillus sp. FSL R10-2734 genome:
- a CDS encoding YhbD family protein translates to MDDDLISKKQLLDLTGISYGQLYRWKRKQLIPEDWFIRKSTFTGQETFFPKEKILSRIDNIVNMKDGLSLDEMADKLSDKASFEKVSVTTKEIIERNIVSTTTLRKFGESIDDESKYTVDQLVHLFAVDRLLSAGEMSMEEAELLFRTLEEKVSRLESGSWELFFVRKMGVSSFILARAPAELWFDEGVRLVSKMAYADLIEQLKGKLAYKLVE, encoded by the coding sequence ATGGATGATGATTTGATTTCGAAGAAGCAGCTGCTGGATTTAACCGGCATTTCATATGGGCAATTGTACCGCTGGAAGCGGAAGCAGTTAATTCCCGAGGATTGGTTTATCCGTAAATCTACCTTTACTGGTCAAGAGACTTTTTTTCCTAAAGAGAAAATCTTGTCGCGGATTGACAACATTGTGAATATGAAAGATGGACTTTCTTTGGATGAAATGGCTGATAAGCTATCGGATAAGGCATCCTTTGAGAAGGTGAGTGTAACTACTAAGGAAATTATAGAACGTAACATTGTTTCGACGACAACATTGAGGAAATTTGGAGAAAGTATCGACGATGAAAGTAAATATACTGTTGATCAGCTCGTTCATTTATTCGCTGTAGACCGCCTGCTTAGTGCTGGGGAGATGAGTATGGAGGAGGCAGAGCTTCTGTTTCGTACTTTAGAGGAGAAAGTTTCGCGGCTCGAGAGTGGAAGCTGGGAGTTGTTTTTTGTCCGGAAAATGGGAGTTTCCTCTTTCATTCTGGCACGAGCGCCTGCGGAGTTATGGTTTGATGAAGGGGTTAGATTGGTCAGTAAAATGGCATATGCAGATTTGATTGAACAATTGAAAGGTAAGCTTGCCTACAAGCTTGTTGAATAG
- a CDS encoding helix-turn-helix domain-containing protein, which translates to MFNLSPLYFPITANPAQTSEFLPSQALQPYIRCFWGSAARGLHSEALVAVEDTTTYYEPRMETIIPDTCMDIIWNLNESTGLTTTVFSGINDAPFEVPSDRGGMISTFGIRFHFWAVHYFADDHLRDVLNAFVDVDQYFGTFKRELGLLLEQANSMKERIAAAEAYLFQRLERGGRTNDRMMNAVYTIIKQKGVVTAEDLEASSTLSRRQLERLFQEYIGLSPKKNADLVRFQNVWREMYHLPAQTKNMQDLIFTYRFSHQPHFINSFKKYAGRTPLEALVYAGR; encoded by the coding sequence ATGTTCAATCTATCACCTCTATATTTCCCGATTACTGCGAATCCAGCTCAAACAAGTGAATTTCTACCTAGCCAAGCTTTGCAGCCGTACATACGCTGTTTTTGGGGCTCCGCTGCAAGAGGTCTCCATTCAGAAGCATTAGTAGCTGTTGAGGATACGACGACTTATTACGAACCACGGATGGAAACGATTATTCCGGATACATGTATGGATATTATTTGGAATTTGAATGAATCAACAGGGCTAACAACAACTGTTTTTTCCGGCATCAATGATGCTCCTTTTGAAGTTCCTTCAGACAGAGGAGGTATGATCTCAACCTTCGGTATTCGATTCCATTTCTGGGCTGTTCATTATTTTGCGGATGACCATCTCCGGGATGTCTTGAATGCATTTGTGGATGTAGACCAATACTTTGGTACTTTCAAGAGAGAGCTGGGACTCCTGCTAGAACAAGCCAATTCTATGAAGGAAAGGATTGCAGCTGCTGAGGCTTATCTGTTTCAGCGTCTAGAGCGTGGAGGACGGACTAACGATCGGATGATGAACGCAGTTTATACGATAATTAAACAAAAGGGTGTAGTAACAGCTGAGGATTTGGAAGCCAGCTCTACTCTAAGCAGACGGCAGCTAGAAAGACTGTTTCAAGAATATATAGGTTTATCGCCCAAAAAAAATGCAGATCTTGTACGATTTCAGAATGTATGGCGGGAAATGTATCATCTGCCTGCGCAGACGAAGAATATGCAGGATCTTATTTTTACGTATAGATTCAGTCATCAGCCACATTTTATAAATAGTTTCAAGAAATATGCTGGAAGAACGCCACTTGAAGCTTTAGTCTATGCTGGCAGATAA
- a CDS encoding 50S ribosomal protein L25: MNTTVRLTERSGSTSSQRRKGFVPVVVYGAGSDSQSFTADAKTITGILANNPRAVLTLELPDSGKKNVVIQEIQRQPVSKQLLHIDFQQIDMKAKLDTKVAFHFTGEPVGVKSGGVQQIDLHELDIRTLPDKLTASFEVDISGLDIGDQLLVSDLPKHEGWEVLTPEDTLIVRIAPPAAQEPSDEDVAAEPDTAEASGDDKAE, translated from the coding sequence GTGAATACAACAGTACGTTTGACAGAAAGATCCGGCTCGACTTCTTCACAGCGCAGAAAAGGCTTTGTACCGGTCGTCGTGTACGGTGCGGGTTCAGATAGCCAGTCCTTTACAGCGGATGCTAAGACAATTACCGGGATTTTGGCTAATAACCCTCGGGCAGTTCTAACGCTGGAATTGCCAGACTCGGGTAAAAAGAATGTTGTCATCCAAGAAATTCAGCGCCAGCCAGTATCCAAACAACTGCTGCACATTGATTTTCAACAGATCGACATGAAAGCCAAATTGGACACGAAAGTAGCCTTCCACTTTACTGGCGAGCCCGTTGGTGTGAAGAGTGGTGGCGTACAACAAATTGATTTGCATGAACTGGATATTCGCACACTTCCAGATAAATTAACGGCATCTTTTGAGGTGGATATCAGTGGACTGGATATTGGAGATCAATTGCTGGTATCCGATTTGCCGAAGCATGAGGGCTGGGAAGTATTGACGCCTGAGGATACTTTGATTGTTCGGATTGCACCACCGGCAGCACAGGAACCGTCTGATGAGGATGTTGCTGCTGAACCAGATACAGCCGAAGCTTCTGGAGATGACAAAGCGGAATAA
- a CDS encoding carbohydrate ABC transporter permease: MRKKKLTAGELIFQIMIYTLFGLFTLSCIYPFYYLFINTISSNDLSAAGYIKFYPRQIHFDNYSKVLRISGLGHAATVSVYRTVVGTLLTVGSSAFLGYLFTKKEMWGRSIWYRSVVVTMYFSAGLIPWYITMHNLHLTNNYLAYILPTIITPFNIILVKTFVEAIPPSLEESASMDGAGYMRVFWSIIVPLTTPILATITIFSAVNQWNSFIDTAFLMTDTKYYTLQFLLWRYLNESSSLAALIRNSPDMAASAANMQTPTSVRMTVTMIVVLPILIVYPFFQRFFVKGIMIGAVKG; encoded by the coding sequence TTGAGAAAGAAAAAACTAACGGCTGGAGAACTTATCTTCCAGATTATGATCTATACGCTCTTTGGATTGTTCACCCTCTCATGCATCTACCCATTCTATTATTTGTTCATCAATACGATCAGCTCGAATGATCTTAGCGCAGCGGGGTATATCAAATTTTATCCAAGACAGATCCATTTTGATAACTATAGCAAGGTACTAAGAATTAGCGGTCTAGGACATGCGGCAACAGTCTCTGTGTATAGAACGGTTGTCGGGACGTTGCTTACTGTGGGGTCATCAGCTTTTCTAGGATACTTGTTCACCAAAAAGGAAATGTGGGGCCGAAGTATTTGGTACCGGAGTGTCGTGGTTACGATGTATTTTAGCGCAGGTCTGATTCCTTGGTATATTACAATGCACAATTTGCATCTGACCAATAATTATCTGGCTTATATTTTGCCAACAATTATTACACCCTTTAACATCATTCTGGTCAAAACCTTTGTGGAGGCTATCCCACCATCACTAGAAGAGTCAGCATCTATGGATGGTGCAGGTTACATGCGAGTGTTCTGGAGCATTATTGTACCGCTTACTACGCCAATTCTAGCTACGATTACGATTTTCTCCGCAGTGAATCAATGGAACTCATTCATTGATACGGCATTTCTGATGACAGATACGAAGTACTACACGCTCCAGTTCTTGTTATGGCGTTATTTGAACGAGTCCAGCTCGCTCGCAGCTTTAATTCGTAATTCACCTGATATGGCCGCTAGTGCAGCGAATATGCAGACTCCAACCTCGGTACGGATGACCGTGACGATGATTGTCGTATTACCTATCCTAATCGTATATCCGTTCTTCCAACGCTTCTTTGTCAAAGGAATTATGATCGGTGCGGTTAAGGGCTAA
- a CDS encoding GNAT family N-acetyltransferase: MQIQSGTGRFFVAKDGKDLAEITYSLDKEIGEMVIDHTRVSEELRGQGTGEELVRAVVDKARTENLKIVPVCSYAAHQFEKHPEYKDVLSGNTGG, from the coding sequence ATGCAAATTCAAAGTGGAACAGGACGTTTTTTTGTTGCGAAGGACGGTAAGGACCTTGCCGAGATCACATACAGTTTGGATAAAGAAATTGGGGAAATGGTCATTGACCACACTCGTGTCTCTGAAGAACTGCGCGGTCAAGGGACCGGTGAAGAACTTGTACGGGCTGTTGTAGATAAGGCTCGAACTGAAAATTTAAAAATTGTTCCTGTGTGCTCCTATGCAGCTCATCAATTCGAGAAGCATCCGGAGTATAAGGACGTGCTGAGCGGAAACACAGGCGGGTGA
- a CDS encoding MDR family MFS transporter yields MSAVKSPNLGIVIAGLLLGILMASMDSTIVATAMGNIVGELGGMDKFVWVTSAYLVAEMAGMPIFGKLSDMYGRKKFFIFGIIVFMAGSALCGTADTITQLAAYRAIQGIGGGALVPIAFAIMFDAVPLETRGKLGGAFGAVFGLSSIFGPLLGAYITDHIAWQWIFYINLPLGLLAFAMVVFFYKESHEHSKQPIDWLGAGTLLGSVICLMFALELGGKEYAWDSSMILGLFAAFVILAAVFLFVETRAKEPIISFALFKKRLYAVSIICALFSGAAFIVASVYIPIFIQGVLGGSATNSGLVLLPMMVGSVVTATMGGFLMSKTSYRSLLIPTFALLVIGTGLVATLTPDASRLLVTLYMILIGLGIGASFSVLSTASIHGLTAQQRGSASATLNFIRALGMTIGITTFGIIQSHYFSGSLTKLLSASDGGAVPAGAMDFKDPHALLSPETRALIPPEILGKITEGLSSSIVNTFAWAVIPAALALLASFFMGRQKMDASAAGDVQVSGH; encoded by the coding sequence ATGAGTGCTGTCAAATCACCCAATTTGGGCATTGTTATCGCAGGTCTCTTGCTAGGAATTCTGATGGCCTCTATGGACAGCACCATCGTTGCTACTGCAATGGGGAATATCGTTGGGGAACTTGGCGGAATGGACAAATTTGTCTGGGTCACATCAGCCTATCTCGTAGCCGAGATGGCGGGTATGCCCATTTTCGGCAAGCTGTCCGATATGTATGGTCGCAAGAAGTTTTTTATTTTTGGGATTATCGTATTTATGGCGGGTTCGGCGCTTTGCGGAACGGCTGACACAATTACGCAGTTAGCTGCGTACCGGGCTATTCAGGGAATTGGTGGTGGTGCGCTGGTGCCGATCGCTTTTGCCATCATGTTCGATGCAGTACCGCTGGAGACTAGGGGTAAGCTGGGCGGGGCATTCGGTGCTGTATTCGGCTTGTCGAGTATATTCGGTCCTTTGCTAGGTGCGTATATCACAGATCATATTGCTTGGCAGTGGATATTTTATATTAACTTGCCGCTGGGTCTGTTGGCTTTTGCAATGGTCGTATTCTTTTATAAAGAATCGCATGAGCATTCAAAACAGCCCATCGACTGGTTGGGTGCGGGTACGCTACTAGGTTCAGTCATCTGCTTAATGTTTGCGCTGGAGCTTGGCGGGAAGGAATATGCTTGGGATTCGTCCATGATTCTTGGTTTATTTGCGGCCTTTGTTATCCTTGCAGCTGTGTTTCTTTTTGTAGAGACAAGAGCGAAAGAACCGATTATTTCCTTTGCTTTGTTCAAAAAAAGATTATACGCGGTGAGCATTATCTGTGCTTTATTTAGCGGGGCAGCTTTTATTGTGGCTTCCGTGTATATTCCGATCTTTATTCAAGGGGTATTGGGCGGATCAGCTACAAATTCAGGACTTGTATTGCTGCCAATGATGGTCGGCTCAGTGGTTACAGCTACGATGGGCGGATTTCTAATGTCAAAAACCAGTTACCGCAGCCTGCTGATTCCTACATTCGCACTTTTGGTGATCGGTACTGGACTTGTAGCGACACTCACGCCAGATGCTTCGCGACTGCTTGTTACGTTGTATATGATTTTGATTGGATTAGGGATTGGCGCTTCATTCTCAGTGCTAAGTACGGCATCCATTCACGGATTGACCGCACAGCAACGTGGCTCAGCTAGCGCAACACTTAATTTCATTCGTGCACTGGGCATGACCATAGGCATTACTACCTTCGGTATCATTCAAAGTCACTATTTCTCAGGCAGTCTTACCAAGCTACTCTCGGCTAGTGATGGAGGAGCGGTTCCGGCGGGAGCTATGGATTTTAAAGACCCACATGCATTGCTCTCACCGGAGACTAGGGCGCTCATTCCACCTGAAATTCTGGGGAAGATTACTGAGGGGTTATCCTCTTCCATTGTAAACACTTTTGCTTGGGCGGTGATTCCTGCAGCTTTAGCATTATTAGCTTCATTCTTTATGGGACGTCAAAAGATGGATGCTTCCGCGGCGGGGGATGTTCAGGTGTCTGGGCACTAG
- a CDS encoding flavodoxin codes for MTKVLVAYASLTGNTEEMAELIVEGIRQAGGEAVLKSVTECNAVEINSYEGVLLGAYTWGDGELPDEALDFYEEMDELDLTAVKSAVFGSGDTGYAIYCGAVDLFVEKLKERGAVIMQDSLKIEYGPNAAEKEACRQFGRQFIETCMAVT; via the coding sequence ATGACTAAAGTGCTTGTGGCATATGCTAGTTTAACTGGCAACACTGAGGAAATGGCTGAATTGATTGTAGAAGGAATACGCCAAGCAGGCGGTGAAGCCGTGTTGAAATCGGTCACTGAATGTAATGCGGTTGAGATAAATTCATATGAAGGCGTTCTGCTGGGAGCATATACTTGGGGAGATGGAGAGCTACCAGATGAAGCTCTTGATTTCTATGAGGAGATGGATGAGCTTGATTTGACCGCTGTGAAGTCAGCAGTTTTTGGCAGTGGAGATACAGGATACGCCATTTATTGTGGAGCAGTGGATTTATTCGTGGAGAAGTTAAAGGAGCGTGGTGCCGTAATCATGCAGGATAGTCTAAAAATTGAATATGGACCGAACGCTGCTGAAAAAGAAGCTTGCCGTCAATTTGGTCGTCAATTTATTGAAACTTGTATGGCGGTAACATAG
- a CDS encoding RluA family pseudouridine synthase yields the protein MTQPVSGSNEPLGGASQRFEVLYEDNHLLGIVKPVNIPVQEDATGDPDLLNLLKEDVKERFNKPGNVYMGLVHRLDRPVGGAMIFAKTSKAASRLSECVRTHSFHKVYLTVVHGKPPASRGRLTDTLLKDAKSNTVTVVRKGTSGGKEAILDYTVLGSAEGYSLLKIDLLTGRSHQIRVQLSSIGCPLYGDQKYGASVNRPGQQIALWSALVGFPHPVTKEEVELISLPPQTHPWDLWSKELQKKAVR from the coding sequence ATGACACAGCCTGTATCTGGCAGCAACGAGCCACTGGGCGGAGCATCGCAGCGCTTTGAGGTGTTGTACGAAGATAACCATCTACTAGGTATAGTGAAGCCTGTGAATATTCCTGTTCAAGAGGATGCCACTGGAGATCCTGATCTGCTGAACCTACTCAAAGAAGATGTGAAGGAACGGTTTAACAAGCCCGGTAACGTTTATATGGGACTTGTCCACCGCCTGGATCGTCCAGTCGGTGGTGCAATGATCTTTGCCAAGACATCTAAAGCAGCATCAAGACTGTCCGAGTGTGTCCGAACTCACAGCTTTCATAAGGTGTATTTAACTGTCGTGCACGGAAAACCGCCAGCATCTCGCGGCCGTCTTACCGATACACTGCTTAAAGACGCTAAGAGTAACACCGTGACAGTAGTCCGAAAAGGAACCTCCGGTGGTAAAGAGGCCATTCTGGATTACACGGTGCTTGGCAGCGCAGAGGGCTACAGCTTGCTCAAGATCGATTTACTTACCGGTCGTTCACACCAAATTCGAGTACAGCTTAGCTCCATTGGCTGCCCTTTATACGGTGATCAGAAGTATGGGGCTTCAGTGAACAGACCTGGACAGCAAATTGCACTATGGTCAGCACTTGTAGGTTTTCCCCACCCAGTCACTAAAGAAGAGGTAGAACTTATTTCCCTGCCCCCGCAAACTCACCCTTGGGATTTGTGGTCTAAGGAATTACAAAAGAAGGCCGTCCGCTAA
- a CDS encoding VOC family protein: protein MISSFEGTNIYTKDTAALATFYSEVLGIPIPFEGYGNYDGAKIGFDQKQPGIIIWDATKWEKLTTGFVNLVFGCDNLDETYEQLKAKGLDCQPPVMMEYGGKEMNFRDPDGNHITLLEGAY, encoded by the coding sequence ATGATTTCGTCTTTTGAAGGCACTAACATTTACACTAAAGATACTGCGGCATTGGCAACATTTTATTCAGAGGTGCTAGGTATTCCTATCCCGTTCGAAGGTTATGGCAACTATGATGGCGCAAAGATTGGATTTGATCAGAAACAGCCGGGAATCATTATTTGGGATGCGACGAAATGGGAAAAGCTTACGACAGGCTTTGTTAATTTAGTATTCGGCTGCGATAATCTGGATGAGACATATGAGCAGTTAAAGGCTAAGGGTCTGGATTGTCAGCCACCGGTTATGATGGAATATGGCGGAAAAGAAATGAACTTCCGTGATCCAGACGGTAACCATATTACCCTGCTCGAAGGAGCATATTAA
- a CDS encoding ABC transporter permease subunit, with protein sequence MGVPSGELLPSVDPVHRSRWKMKNKHKLFFMAFPFLVVTFIFYYLPISGWIYAFYDFIPGIPLSDTPYVGLKWFKTIVSNPTQTAEVLRVLKNTLAMSSLGLITSIFPVIFAIMLTEIKSGWYRKLVQTLTTIPNFISWILVYALAFSLFSVDNGVITHILVQLGIVDEGYNFLASSSNIWVTMIVWYWWKSLGWGAILYLAAIAGIDQELYEAVEVDGASRFRKIWHITIPGLIPTFFVLLLLSIGNLVNNGMEQYFSFQNAMNKDSIEVLDLYVYNIAFANNFPFATAVSMLKSVVSVILLFAANTLSKMVRDESII encoded by the coding sequence ATGGGGGTACCTTCTGGTGAATTACTTCCCAGCGTCGATCCGGTTCATCGATCCCGCTGGAAGATGAAGAACAAACATAAATTGTTCTTCATGGCTTTTCCATTTCTTGTGGTCACCTTTATTTTCTATTATCTGCCGATCAGCGGATGGATTTATGCCTTTTATGATTTCATTCCCGGTATACCGTTGTCAGACACGCCTTACGTCGGGTTGAAATGGTTCAAGACGATCGTATCCAATCCGACGCAGACCGCAGAGGTTCTGCGTGTGCTGAAGAACACGCTTGCCATGAGTTCACTCGGATTAATTACATCCATCTTTCCAGTGATCTTTGCCATTATGTTGACGGAGATTAAGTCAGGCTGGTATCGCAAGTTGGTGCAGACATTAACAACGATTCCGAACTTTATCAGCTGGATTCTGGTTTACGCATTGGCATTCTCGTTGTTCTCTGTAGATAACGGTGTCATCACTCACATTCTGGTGCAGCTTGGAATAGTGGATGAAGGATATAATTTCCTAGCTTCCAGCTCAAATATTTGGGTCACGATGATCGTTTGGTACTGGTGGAAATCGTTAGGCTGGGGTGCCATTCTCTATCTTGCTGCAATCGCAGGCATTGATCAGGAATTATACGAAGCCGTTGAAGTGGATGGTGCAAGTCGGTTCCGCAAAATCTGGCATATTACCATTCCTGGTTTGATCCCAACCTTTTTTGTCCTGCTGCTGCTCTCTATAGGTAATCTAGTCAATAACGGGATGGAGCAGTACTTTTCCTTTCAAAATGCGATGAATAAGGATTCCATTGAAGTGCTAGATCTTTATGTCTACAACATCGCTTTCGCGAACAACTTTCCTTTTGCCACGGCCGTCAGCATGTTGAAATCGGTTGTCAGTGTAATTCTACTATTCGCAGCGAACACGTTGTCTAAGATGGTGCGTGACGAATCTATCATTTAA
- a CDS encoding GNAT family N-acetyltransferase, with protein MTTTDTLRNIEELQERCEQFDGISLKLNWDMLRGPSNVGDTEWLVTYENELLVGFLGLYGFGSEMEVCGMVRPGYRRRGIFTTLWNRAQTIIKRGNVATLLLNSPAASSSGAAFLQTLPLQFNHAEYQMKWDGDSVTSSEASSATGTVILRPAREDEAPILVELDCGGFDMKTEDAAELYDLQKQEDLQEHIMIEMDGQPVGKMRIWTEDNESWIYGFTVSKKLRGLGIGRSALLQTIERERKNYNGINLEVALDNPNALKLYESCGFVIQNKQDYYRYIG; from the coding sequence TTGACTACTACTGATACTTTAAGAAATATAGAAGAATTACAAGAACGCTGCGAGCAATTTGATGGAATTTCACTGAAATTGAATTGGGATATGCTTCGAGGGCCTTCAAATGTAGGTGATACAGAATGGCTCGTAACATATGAAAACGAACTGTTAGTTGGATTTTTAGGTTTGTATGGATTCGGAAGCGAAATGGAAGTCTGCGGTATGGTTCGACCAGGATACCGTCGACGGGGGATTTTCACCACTCTGTGGAACCGAGCACAGACTATTATCAAAAGGGGTAATGTTGCTACCCTTCTTCTAAATTCTCCAGCTGCCTCATCTTCTGGAGCTGCATTCCTGCAAACACTACCACTTCAGTTCAATCACGCTGAATACCAAATGAAATGGGACGGAGATTCAGTTACTTCTTCTGAAGCAAGCTCAGCTACAGGGACTGTGATCTTACGTCCTGCTCGTGAAGACGAAGCCCCTATTCTCGTCGAGCTAGATTGCGGAGGCTTTGACATGAAGACAGAAGATGCCGCCGAGCTCTATGACCTGCAGAAACAGGAAGACTTACAAGAGCATATTATGATCGAAATGGACGGACAGCCTGTTGGTAAAATGCGGATATGGACCGAAGATAATGAATCCTGGATTTATGGATTTACCGTAAGTAAGAAGCTTCGGGGCCTTGGCATTGGTCGAAGTGCACTTCTTCAAACGATCGAACGGGAACGTAAAAACTATAATGGAATTAATCTGGAGGTTGCTCTGGATAATCCCAATGCGCTTAAGCTATACGAAAGCTGTGGCTTTGTCATTCAGAATAAACAGGATTATTACCGATATATCGGCTAA
- a CDS encoding MarR family transcriptional regulator, with amino-acid sequence MHASEFSKIWHKILKDYKLHMDSNLAPTLTDAQLTVLELLQERDAMKPSDLAPHLATSPAAVTMLLDRMEKHGLIVRERDASDRRIVWVSITETGIKETARGLKIRSDFFAEALDPISSHNQQLLLYLMGKMVVTTTPEGSTP; translated from the coding sequence GTGCACGCTTCTGAATTCAGTAAGATTTGGCATAAAATTTTGAAAGATTATAAATTACATATGGACAGTAATCTTGCCCCAACGTTAACGGATGCCCAACTCACTGTACTTGAATTGCTTCAGGAACGTGATGCCATGAAGCCTTCTGATCTGGCCCCACATCTGGCGACCAGTCCTGCAGCGGTTACTATGTTACTTGATCGGATGGAGAAACATGGGCTAATTGTTAGGGAGAGAGATGCTTCGGACCGCCGTATTGTATGGGTGAGTATAACAGAAACTGGAATTAAGGAAACTGCACGTGGTTTAAAGATCCGCAGCGATTTTTTTGCAGAAGCGCTTGATCCAATCTCCTCTCATAATCAACAGCTACTACTCTACTTAATGGGCAAAATGGTTGTTACAACTACACCAGAGGGTTCTACACCATGA
- a CDS encoding class I SAM-dependent methyltransferase, producing MYIASDWKDYEVIDTGGGEKLERWGDIILRRPDPQIIWPLSNETAKWRDVHGHYHRSSAGGGQWEMKKTIPDDWKISYGKLKFHLRPTNFKHTGLFPEQAANWSWMMDKIAAANRPISVLNLFAYTGGATVAAASAGASVVHVDAAKGMVQWAKENVQLSGLGERPVRYITDDVFKFVQREQRRGSKYDAIIMDPPSYGRGPGGEMWKLESSLYPFLESCMQIMSDKPLFMLINSYTTGISPTVLRNMLSMTMGKRYGGKLTSGEIGLPITSSGMNLPCGILGRWEA from the coding sequence ATGTATATAGCTAGCGACTGGAAAGACTATGAAGTAATTGACACTGGCGGTGGAGAGAAGCTTGAACGTTGGGGCGACATCATCCTGCGCCGTCCTGATCCACAAATTATTTGGCCGCTTTCTAACGAGACAGCGAAATGGCGTGATGTACATGGTCACTATCACCGTTCCTCGGCTGGTGGTGGACAATGGGAAATGAAAAAAACGATTCCGGACGATTGGAAGATTAGTTACGGAAAATTAAAATTCCATCTGCGTCCTACGAATTTTAAGCATACAGGGTTATTCCCTGAACAAGCGGCCAACTGGAGCTGGATGATGGACAAGATTGCAGCTGCTAACCGTCCGATCTCAGTACTGAACCTATTTGCTTACACTGGTGGAGCTACTGTAGCCGCAGCGAGTGCTGGCGCTTCTGTAGTTCACGTGGATGCAGCCAAAGGCATGGTGCAATGGGCGAAAGAAAATGTGCAGCTGTCTGGCCTGGGAGAACGTCCAGTTCGTTACATCACGGATGACGTATTCAAATTCGTACAACGCGAACAACGCCGTGGCAGTAAGTATGATGCGATTATTATGGACCCGCCTTCCTATGGAAGAGGACCTGGTGGAGAAATGTGGAAGCTGGAATCAAGCTTATATCCATTCCTAGAGAGCTGTATGCAAATTATGAGCGATAAACCTTTATTCATGCTAATCAACTCATACACCACTGGGATTTCTCCAACCGTACTACGTAATATGCTTTCGATGACCATGGGCAAACGTTATGGTGGGAAACTCACCTCCGGCGAAATCGGTCTTCCGATTACTTCCTCCGGCATGAACCTACCGTGCGGTATTCTGGGACGCTGGGAGGCGTAA